One window of the Candidatus Endomicrobium procryptotermitis genome contains the following:
- the fusA gene encoding elongation factor G codes for MAREFSLNKVRNFGIAAHIDAGKTTTTERILYYTGRTHKIGEVHEGAATMDWMEQERERGITITSAATYCKWQDMQFNIIDTPGHVDFTVEVERSLRVLDGAVVVFDSGNGVEPQSETVWRQADKYGVPRIVFSNKMDKIGADFFMVVNDIREKLGAVPLPIQIPIGAEASFQGIIDLVEMKAYIWSGEELGATFDIVDIPKELEEKAHHMRGEMIELIADYDDEVMLAFMEGKEPTAAQIKRAIRNATLQIKLIPCLCGTAFKNKGVQPMLDAVCDYLPSPLDRAAFKGINPETGEADTRDVDEKAPFSALAFKIQADPFIGKLTYFRVYSGTLESGSYVFNPGKNTKERISRIVRMHSNNREEIKSVNAGDIAAAVGLKNTTTGDTLCAEDKPILLESMDFPEPVIDVAIEPKSKADEEKLANALNRLAEEDPTFRVRTNEETNQTIIAGMGELHLEILVDRMKREFNVQANVGRPQVAYRETIKKMQEAEAKYIRQTGGRGQYGHVIVTVEPQDPGKGYEFVNKIVGGVIPREYIPAVDKGIREAMTSGVLAGYPVVDFKVNLIDGSFHEVDSSEMAFKIAGSIAFKDACKKANPVILEPIMKAEVVVPEEYMGDVIGDINSRRGKISNMESKNKVQHIKANIPLAEMFGYSTSLRSLTQGRGNYSMEPSHYEEVPKQIADKILEKTAKA; via the coding sequence ATGGCTAGAGAATTTTCATTAAACAAGGTTAGAAATTTTGGAATTGCAGCGCATATTGATGCAGGAAAAACAACAACAACGGAAAGAATTCTTTACTATACCGGCAGAACTCATAAGATCGGAGAAGTACATGAAGGCGCCGCTACTATGGACTGGATGGAGCAGGAAAGAGAAAGAGGGATAACTATTACTTCAGCCGCAACATATTGCAAATGGCAGGATATGCAGTTTAACATAATAGATACCCCCGGACACGTTGATTTTACTGTTGAAGTCGAGCGCTCTTTAAGAGTTCTTGACGGAGCAGTCGTCGTATTTGACTCAGGAAACGGCGTTGAGCCTCAGTCTGAAACCGTTTGGAGACAAGCCGATAAATATGGAGTTCCAAGAATAGTTTTTTCAAATAAGATGGACAAAATAGGCGCAGATTTTTTTATGGTCGTCAACGATATCAGAGAAAAGCTCGGAGCGGTTCCTCTTCCCATACAAATTCCTATCGGCGCGGAGGCTTCTTTTCAGGGGATAATTGATTTGGTCGAAATGAAAGCTTATATTTGGAGCGGCGAAGAATTGGGCGCAACGTTTGACATTGTCGATATACCTAAAGAACTTGAAGAAAAAGCGCATCATATGCGCGGCGAAATGATAGAATTGATAGCCGATTACGACGATGAAGTTATGCTTGCTTTTATGGAAGGCAAAGAGCCGACTGCAGCCCAAATTAAAAGAGCAATAAGAAACGCGACGCTCCAAATAAAATTAATCCCATGTCTTTGCGGGACGGCTTTTAAAAATAAAGGCGTGCAGCCTATGTTGGATGCGGTTTGTGATTATCTTCCATCCCCTCTTGACAGAGCAGCTTTTAAAGGAATAAACCCCGAAACAGGTGAAGCCGATACCAGAGATGTTGACGAAAAAGCTCCTTTCAGCGCATTAGCTTTTAAAATTCAGGCGGATCCTTTCATAGGGAAACTTACCTATTTTAGAGTATATTCAGGTACATTAGAAAGCGGTTCCTACGTATTTAACCCTGGCAAAAACACCAAAGAAAGGATTTCGCGCATAGTCCGTATGCATTCAAATAACAGAGAAGAAATTAAATCGGTAAACGCCGGAGATATAGCCGCCGCAGTAGGTTTGAAAAATACCACAACCGGCGATACGCTTTGTGCGGAAGACAAACCTATTTTGCTTGAATCTATGGATTTTCCAGAACCGGTTATAGATGTCGCTATTGAACCTAAATCAAAAGCTGACGAAGAAAAACTTGCCAATGCTCTCAATAGGCTTGCGGAAGAAGATCCGACTTTCAGAGTGAGAACAAATGAGGAAACCAATCAGACGATTATTGCTGGCATGGGTGAGCTTCACCTTGAAATTCTTGTTGATAGGATGAAAAGAGAATTTAACGTTCAAGCCAACGTCGGCAGACCTCAGGTGGCCTACCGTGAAACTATCAAAAAAATGCAGGAAGCCGAGGCAAAATATATAAGACAGACCGGCGGACGTGGACAATATGGACATGTTATTGTTACGGTTGAGCCGCAGGATCCCGGTAAAGGTTATGAATTTGTAAACAAAATTGTCGGCGGAGTAATTCCCAGAGAATATATTCCTGCAGTTGATAAAGGTATCAGAGAAGCTATGACTTCTGGCGTTCTTGCGGGCTATCCCGTTGTTGATTTTAAAGTAAATCTTATAGATGGTTCTTTTCACGAAGTTGACTCTTCGGAAATGGCGTTTAAAATCGCTGGTTCCATAGCTTTTAAAGACGCCTGTAAAAAAGCAAATCCGGTAATACTTGAGCCTATAATGAAAGCAGAAGTTGTCGTTCCAGAAGAATATATGGGAGATGTCATCGGAGATATAAATTCAAGACGCGGAAAAATTTCGAATATGGAATCGAAAAATAAAGTCCAACATATAAAAGCCAATATTCCTCTTGCAGAAATGTTTGGGTACTCAACATCCTTGCGCTCTCTAACACAGGGCAGGGGAAATTACAGCATGGAACCTTCGCACTACGAAGAAGTTCCCAAACAGATTGCTGACAAAATATTGGAAAAAACGGCAAAAGCATAA
- a CDS encoding outer membrane protein assembly factor BamE, which translates to MKKIAFFLLSFLFIVSCASIPTKMNNLNVGMTKSQVFRILGKPDTVSARENVEILKYHHSYWVWWIRRTKRYFVKLTDGAVNAYGQITRQNAGEFD; encoded by the coding sequence ATGAAAAAAATCGCGTTTTTTCTGTTATCTTTTTTGTTTATAGTTTCTTGCGCAAGTATTCCTACTAAGATGAATAATTTAAATGTGGGGATGACGAAATCACAGGTCTTTCGTATTTTAGGCAAACCAGATACGGTTTCCGCAAGAGAGAATGTGGAAATTCTCAAATATCATCATTCATATTGGGTTTGGTGGATTCGTAGAACAAAAAGATATTTTGTTAAATTGACGGATGGTGCCGTGAATGCTTATGGGCAAATTACTAGACAAAATGCAGGAGAGTTTGATTAA